Proteins from a genomic interval of Perognathus longimembris pacificus isolate PPM17 chromosome 14, ASM2315922v1, whole genome shotgun sequence:
- the Psmc6 gene encoding 26S proteasome regulatory subunit 10B — translation MAIPGIPYERRLLIMADPRDKALQDYRKKLLEHKEIDGRLKELREQLKELTKQYEKSENDLKALQSVGQIVGEVLKQLTEEKFIVKATNGPRYVVGCRRQLDKSKLKPGTRVALDMTTLTIMRYLPREVDPLVYNMSHEDPGNVSYSEIGGLSEQIRELREVIELPLTNPELFQRVGIIPPKGCLLYGPPGTGKTLLARAVASQLDCNFLKVVSSSIVDKYIGESARLIREMFNYARDHQPCIIFMDEIDAIGGRRFSEGTSADREIQRTLMELLNQMDGFDTLHRVKMIMATNRPDTLDPALLRPGRLDRKIHIDLPNEQARLDILKIHAGPITKHGEIDYEAIVKLSDGFNGADLRNVCTEAGMFAIRADHDFVVQEDFMKAVRKVADSKKLESKLDYKPV, via the exons ATGGCCATTCCCGGCATCCCCTATGAGCGACGGCTTCTCATCATGGCGGACCCTAGAGATAAGGCGCTTCAGGACTACCGCAAGAAGCTGCTGGAACACAAGGAAATCGATGGCCGTCTCAAGGAGT TAAGGGAACAGTTAAAAGAACTTACCAAGCAGTATGAAAAGTCTGAAAATGATCTGAAGGCCCTACAAAGTGTCGGGCAG attgTAGGTGAAGTGCTTAAGCAGTTAACTGAAGAAAAAT tCATTGTTAAAGCTACAAATGGACCAAGATATGTTGTGGGTTGTCGTCGACAG CTTGACAAAAGTAAGCTGAAGCCAGGAACAAGAGTTGCTTTGGATATGACTACATTAACTATCATGAG ATATTTGCCAAGAGAGGTGGATCCATTGGTTTACAACATGTCTCATGAAGATCCTGGAAATGTTTCTTATTCTGAGATTGGAGGGCTCTCAGAACAGATTCGGGAATTAAGAGAG GTTATAGAATTACCTCTTACAAACCCAGAATTATTCCAGCGTGTAGGCATAATACCTCCAAAAGGCTGTTTGTTATATGGACCACCAG GCACAGGAAAAACACTCTTGGCACGAGCTGTTGCCAGCCAGTTGGACTGCAATTTCCTAAAG GTTGTATCTAGTTCTATTGTAGACAAGTACATTGGTGAAAGTGCTCGTTTGATTAGAGAAATGTTCAATTATGCCAGAGACCATCAGCCATGCATCATTTTTATGGATGAAATTGATGCTATTG GTGGTCGTCGGTTTTCTGAGGGTACTTCAGCTGACAGAGAGATTCAGAGAACTTTAATGGAG TTACTGAATCAAATGGATGGATTTGATACTCTGCATAGAGTTAAAATGATCATGGCTACAAACAGACCAGATACACTGGATCCTGCTTTGCTGCGTCCAGGACGATTAGATAGAAAAATAC ATATTGATTTACCAAACGAACAAGCAAGATTAGATATATTGAAAATCCATGCAGGTCCTATTACAAAGCATGGTGAAATAG ATTATGAAGCAATTGTGAAGCTTTCAGATGGCTTTAATGGAGCAGACCTGAGAAATGTTTGTACTGAAGCAG GGATGTTTG